One genomic window of Methanosalsum zhilinae DSM 4017 includes the following:
- a CDS encoding preprotein translocase subunit SecD, translating into MNSKDEEPPGLLKDFRVRIFIIVLLLAVIAIQPWYSSDEGFTSNLQYGLDLEGGSWLQLRLAGGVAQLDADPGELVKEMIESITGEDVTIEEVRPATGTNGETYIRFTTTAELMQFELERLGMSDVSISQDNGLTVVEVTSTTERLILSYLSETLDTEVVTFTEPDGTYYEIRSEITQEELEELMNRVGGSIVRDEDGNPIFREGVTRETRDLTQKILSDKMNAMGLKDIPVRTVGDDYILIDFAGIDLATAREITEQPGRFEMRIQVDEQRTRHVLYGDDVVSVGMPAFHDEQWHTPFRLNEEGARKLQQVAIETGAVDNPTAHHLIMYLDDDEIYSAPLSFSAARSLKEAPIYSWQASTGGDEDSRERAEQLQIHLRAGALPVNVEIIGAGQVDATLGQQFKSQSLIVGLFALFAVASAVFIKYRRKEILVPMVGISIAEVVMILGFAAAIGWQLDLPSIAAIIAVIGTGIDHLIIITDEVLYEGKLPPTKVYLARITKAFAIIMGAAATTTVAMAPLVVLGFGALQGFALTTIVGVMLGVFIARPVYGKVIKKVLEDSEKSAAS; encoded by the coding sequence ATGAACTCAAAAGATGAAGAGCCTCCTGGACTGCTGAAAGATTTCCGTGTAAGAATATTTATAATTGTACTTCTGCTTGCAGTTATTGCAATACAGCCATGGTATTCTTCAGATGAAGGATTTACCTCAAACCTTCAGTATGGACTTGATCTGGAAGGCGGTTCATGGCTGCAGTTGAGACTTGCAGGTGGTGTGGCACAGCTTGATGCAGACCCTGGAGAACTGGTCAAAGAAATGATCGAATCCATTACAGGAGAAGATGTTACCATTGAAGAGGTGAGACCGGCTACGGGTACCAATGGTGAAACATACATCAGGTTCACCACTACCGCGGAGCTGATGCAGTTCGAGCTGGAAAGGCTTGGCATGAGTGATGTGTCCATCAGTCAGGATAACGGACTAACAGTTGTTGAAGTTACATCCACTACTGAAAGACTGATACTTTCCTATCTCTCAGAGACTCTGGATACCGAAGTTGTAACATTTACAGAACCCGATGGAACATACTATGAGATCAGATCCGAAATAACCCAGGAAGAGCTTGAGGAACTGATGAACAGGGTTGGAGGATCCATTGTCAGGGACGAGGACGGCAATCCGATATTCAGGGAAGGAGTTACAAGAGAAACCCGCGACCTGACCCAGAAGATACTCAGCGACAAGATGAATGCCATGGGCTTGAAGGATATTCCGGTCAGGACTGTTGGTGATGATTATATACTAATTGATTTTGCCGGTATAGACCTTGCAACCGCCCGTGAAATTACCGAACAGCCTGGCAGATTCGAAATGCGAATACAGGTTGATGAGCAGAGAACACGTCATGTGCTTTACGGGGATGATGTGGTCAGTGTAGGAATGCCTGCATTCCATGATGAACAGTGGCATACACCATTCAGGCTGAACGAAGAAGGAGCACGTAAGCTTCAGCAGGTTGCAATTGAGACAGGGGCTGTGGATAATCCTACAGCTCACCACCTTATAATGTACCTTGATGACGATGAGATCTACAGTGCCCCGCTAAGCTTCTCAGCTGCCCGAAGCCTTAAAGAAGCACCAATATATTCCTGGCAGGCATCAACCGGAGGAGACGAAGATAGCAGGGAGAGGGCAGAACAGCTCCAGATACACCTTCGTGCAGGTGCTCTTCCTGTCAATGTTGAGATCATAGGTGCAGGTCAGGTTGATGCAACCCTTGGTCAGCAGTTTAAGAGCCAGTCTCTTATTGTAGGACTTTTTGCGCTGTTTGCAGTTGCTTCTGCTGTGTTTATAAAATACAGAAGGAAGGAAATACTTGTACCCATGGTAGGAATATCCATTGCTGAAGTTGTGATGATACTTGGGTTTGCAGCTGCGATCGGCTGGCAGCTCGACCTTCCAAGCATAGCTGCAATTATTGCAGTGATAGGTACCGGAATTGATCACCTGATAATCATCACAGATGAGGTGCTGTACGAAGGTAAGCTACCGCCAACCAAGGTATACCTTGCAAGGATCACAAAGGCCTTTGCTATAATCATGGGAGCTGCTGCAACAACAACTGTGGCAATGGCGCCACTGGTAGTACTTGGGTTTGGAGCACTTCAGGGTTTTGCATTAACCACCATTGTAGGTGTAATGCTAGGTGTATTCATTGCCAGACCGGTCTACGGCAAGGTTATAAAGAAGGTTCTTGAAGACTCTGAAAAATCAGCAGCCAGCTAA
- a CDS encoding protein translocase subunit SecF: MEFSLYKYLDSFVKSKSNKEIIAIPLAVFVIAIIILSFTFATTGAPVELGMEFQGGTQITIETDETSQALEERYSEYPINSVRITGDRAILQFGPMDRETYESLEGEIRQAYTSIDIKLIGAVYGQDLQIQALQALIISFIGMAIIVFLIFKTSVPSMVVILSATSDIAIALAFMNIAGIELTLGTVAALLMIIGYSVDSDILLNTRILKRRGSTDEKVSRAMETGLTMTTTTLAALVVMYLVSTYPHVVVSSLTPISLLSEISIVLIFGLVADIMNTWMLNTGILRWYVDKPGRRLKA; the protein is encoded by the coding sequence ATGGAATTCAGCCTGTATAAGTATCTGGACTCTTTTGTAAAGAGTAAGAGCAATAAAGAGATCATTGCCATACCATTGGCAGTATTTGTTATCGCAATCATCATCCTGTCCTTTACGTTTGCAACTACAGGTGCGCCTGTAGAACTTGGAATGGAATTCCAGGGCGGAACTCAGATAACCATTGAAACCGATGAAACATCACAGGCTCTTGAAGAAAGATATTCAGAATACCCTATAAACAGTGTACGTATAACAGGCGACAGGGCCATTCTGCAGTTTGGTCCAATGGATAGAGAAACCTATGAAAGTCTTGAGGGAGAGATAAGGCAAGCATATACTTCAATTGATATCAAGCTGATCGGAGCAGTGTATGGCCAGGACCTTCAGATACAGGCCCTTCAGGCCCTGATAATCTCCTTTATAGGAATGGCGATCATTGTCTTTTTAATATTCAAAACATCTGTTCCTTCAATGGTAGTAATATTATCCGCAACATCTGATATTGCAATTGCTCTTGCTTTTATGAACATTGCCGGTATTGAGCTTACCCTTGGGACTGTTGCAGCATTGCTCATGATAATCGGTTATTCTGTAGACAGTGACATTCTGTTAAACACCAGGATTTTAAAGCGCAGAGGCAGTACAGATGAGAAAGTATCAAGGGCCATGGAAACCGGTCTTACCATGACCACCACAACCCTTGCCGCCCTGGTTGTAATGTATCTTGTATCCACATATCCCCATGTTGTGGTTTCATCACTTACTCCCATCAGCCTGCTCTCGGAAATATCCATAGTTCTGATATTTGGACTGGTAGCTGACATAATGAACACATGGATGCTGAATACAGGAATACTTCGATGGTATGTGGACAAACCTGGAAGGAGGCTTAAGGCATGA